The DNA sequence ACCTTCTTTGCACATGGTCTTCCAAAATATTCCACACTATGAGGCATTCTTCGCTCCTTGCAAGAATAGACAAATTCCAAGAATTCAAGGATCAGgtagtgatttttagaaaaattgcatcGTCGCTGgcctataaaattaaaaaaataatcatcattcACCAAGGTCACACTCAAaatgaattgtaaaaatttctgaattttgatagttataagtgaatatttcaagttaaactgaccgattcttttcattaattttaagcgAGAGCTTTTCCTTCAGCATATCAATCACACATAATGTGCTGTTCCTTCTCCTTCAAGCAGGAAAATACTCATTGGAGGGAggaatttccttcaaatttacaATGTCTAATCACTCTAGAACTGTACTCTTTGCATCAACTTTATAGTGAAGGTAAGTGGGCATTTTAAAAGCCCAAATTTAGCATGTCAGCCCTTGCAGTTAAGTCAGTAAGTATACGCATTTTCCTTACTGCTTCTTGATTATGGTCTGATGTTGCAgaacttttcaaagtactaTCCATGAAAATTCAGAGGACAACCAGTTGGTGACCACatactttttcatttgtttacattttttcatttatattcttatttaaattcagtggataaaattaaaacataaattacaACTGGAAACCAAgaggtatgtaaaaaaaattaaaaatgttaatcaCCTTACAAGACTTACTCTGTCCCTTTCTTTTCATGTTGACTCCTATTCTTTTCATGCAACTTTGGCAGGGAACA is a window from the Bemisia tabaci chromosome 5, PGI_BMITA_v3 genome containing:
- the LOC140224605 gene encoding uncharacterized protein isoform X2; protein product: MSTGKLDTELQKLKDLLGPSEALAMIRPNMRPCPTVPCQSCMKRIGVNMKRKGQSQRRCNFSKNHYLILEFLEFVYSCKERRMPHSVEYFGRPCAKKVQIILIFWHAKIDKNICERIHGKKRLKKF
- the LOC140224605 gene encoding uncharacterized protein isoform X3, which encodes MTSERIPSDTELQKLKDLLGPSEALAMIRPNMRPCPTVPCQSCMKRIGVNMKRKGQSQRRCNFSKNHYLILEFLEFVYSCKERRMPHSVEYFGRPCAKKVTCWLIYLL